In Lotus japonicus ecotype B-129 chromosome 5, LjGifu_v1.2, one genomic interval encodes:
- the LOC130719143 gene encoding UDP-glycosyltransferase 73C4-like encodes MADIARLLSQHGVSVTIATTPLNAARIRPMLHLSTTVPEPHNIQLVELHVPLLESGLPEGCESMELVPSRNLIRNFLEAFSKLQKPLEQLIEKMKPAPTCLLVDKHLHWTQDVSRKFQIPRILFDGTCCFYLLSIHNLLKSKSCYESVPDSQPIMVPGLPHKIELTRSQLPLDLNPESQDFSDIHQKIRASEEGAYGMVVNSFQDLELDYVKEYKKVKDGKVWCIGPVSLSYRGEQDLAKRGNKATVDENFCMKWLDSWPPRSVVYVCLGTLNRLALVQFKELALSLEACNRPFIWVMREDDSGEGNKWLSEEGFGERTKGRGFIINNGWAPQVLILSHPAIGVFLTHCGWNSTLEAICAGVPMVTWPMFGDQFLNQKLIVQILGAGEPLGNEVFVPIGKQDKFGAMIKGEKILEAIDKVMGEGTQKEEKKERSRKLAKLAKQSMEAGGSSYENMKMLVEDIAKLAFGNPQ; translated from the coding sequence ATGGCAGACATAGCAAGACTCCTATCCCAGCACGGCGTCTCCGTCACAATCGCCACCACACCCCTCAACGCCGCCCGAATCAGACCCAtgctccacctctccaccactgTACCTGAACCCCACAATATCCAACTCGTAGAACTCCATGTTCCATTGCTCGAATCAGGCCTCCCAGAAGGATGTGAAAGCATGGAGCTAGTCCCCTCACGAAACCTCATCAGAAACTTCCTTGAAGCCTTCAGCAAGTTGCAGAAACCATTAGAGCAGTTAATCGAGAAGATGAAACCTGCACCAACTTGTCTTCTTGTTGATAAACATCTCCACTGGACACAAGATGTTAGTAGAAAGTTCCAAATTCCAAGGATTCTGTTTGATGGCACTTGCTGCTTTTATCTTCTGTCCATCCACAATTTGTTGAAATCAAAATCTTGTTATGAGAGTGTCCCTGACTCTCAGCCTATTATGGTGCCTGGTTTGCCTCACAAAATTGAGTTAACAAGATCACAGCTTCCATTAGACTTGAATCCAGAGTCACAGGACTTCAGtgatattcatcagaagataaGAGCTTCTGAAGAAGGAGCTTATGGGATGGTTGTCAATAGCTTCCAAGATTTGGAGTTGGATTATGTCAAAGAATATAAAAAGGTTAAAGATGGAAAAGTATGGTGTATTGGTCCTGTTTCACTATCCTATAGAGGAGAACAAGATTTGGCTAAAAGAGGTAACAAAGCCACTGTTGATGAAAACTTTTGCATGAAATGGCTTGATTCATGGCCACCAAGATCAGTTGTTTATGTTTGTCTAGGAACACTTAATCGACTTGCACTTGTGCAATTCAAAGAACTGGCTTTGAGCTTAGAAGCTTGCAACAGGCCATTCATTTGGGTGATGAGAGAAGATGATTCAGGAGAAGGAAATAAGTGGTTGTCAGAGGAGGGGTTTGGGGAGAGGACAAAAGGAAGAGGCTTTATAATCAATAATGGTTGGGCGCCACAAGTTTTGATACTTTCACATCCCGCTATAGGAGTGTTCTTGACTCATTGTGGTTGGAATTCAACTCTAGAAGCCATTTGTGCTGGTGTTCCAATGGTAACTTGGCCTATGTTTGGTGATCAGTTTTTGAATCAGAAATTGATTGTGCAGATATTGGGTGCTGGTGAGCCACTGGGAAATGAGGTTTTTGTCCCCATTGGGAAACAAGACAAGTTTGGAGCCATGATTAAGGGGGAGAAAATCTTAGAGGCTATAGACAAGGTTATGGGTGAAGGAACTCAAaaggaagagaaaaaagaaaggtCTAGAAAGCTTGCAAAGTTGGCAAAGCAATCTATGGAAGCTGGAGGATCTTCTTATGAAAACATGAAAATGCTAGTAGAGGAC
- the LOC130717776 gene encoding increased DNA methylation 1-like isoform X1 has protein sequence MDTAAAIPEPEAAPPPLYDSAIDSRKARRGEVVNGYVVYTRRGKRTVRSENEEAGGNAAVKAEEGGGSGEAVLNDLVCGRLKRHRRSTFKKAEAEAEVEAEAAAAAADGGDGGGVIAKREMELKVSTVKELFDTGLLDGVPVVYVGCKKDSTSGLRGVIIHGGILCSCCLCNGRRVIPPSQFEIHACNTYKRASQYICFENGKSLLELLGVCRAAPAHALEVTIQNFVGSPHEEKYFTCRSCRGCFPSSTVKRVGPICHSCVESRKSEDNSIHAVGKRVRSPRPMLFSSPSCSSELCISSRTKRNWKKRTKSSKRVSSSNSSSGASVPILFQKKRSSELSVKLKIAPGTLNPEILPPQNKSEWRIAKKYQRMHKLIFEENGLPDGAEVAYYARGQKFLEGIKRHSGILCHCCNTEVSPSQFEVHAGWASRQKPYTYIYTSDGVSLQDLATLLSKDRKYNAKYHDDACNVCWDDGNLMHGDGGPRAFQKAGRSERVVPVDQISKRCIRIVKSIDSEIGGCALCRGSDFSRSGFGPRTIIICDQCEKEYHVGCLRDHKIAYLKELPEGNWLCCNDCTRIHSLLENLLIRVAERLPESLLDVIKKKQEERCLEPLREIDVRWRLLNGRVASPETKPLLLEAVSMFHECFDPIVDPATGRDLIPAMVNGRNLRTQDFGGMYCALLMVNSSVASAAMLRIFGGDIAELPLIATRNKNRGKGYFQTLFSCIERLLSFLSVKNLVLPAAEEAESIWIHKFGFSKMEPDQLTNYRKNYCQMMAFKGTVMLHKTVPQCRVTNTQS, from the exons ATGGACACCGCCGCCGCCATACCAGAACCCGAAGCGGCGCCGCCGCCGCTGTACGATTCCGCAATCGACAGCCGCAAGGCGCGGCGCGGCGAGGTGGTGAACGGTTACGTCGTTTACACTCGGCGAGGTAAGAGGACTGTTCGTTCTGAGAATGAGGAAGCAGGTGGTAATGCAGCGGTGAAAGCGGAGGAAGGTGGTGGTTCCGGTGAGGCGGTGCTCAATGATCTGGTTTGCGGAAGGCTCAAGCGGCATCGGCGATCTACGTTTAAGAAGGCGGAGGCTGAGGCGGAGGTTGAGGCAgaagctgctgctgctgctgctgatggtggtgatggtggcggtGTGATTGCGAAGAGGGAGATGGAATTGAAGGTGTCGACTGTCAAGGAGCTTTTCGATACTGGCTTGCTCGATGGAGTTCCGGTTGTTTACGTGGGATGCAAGAAG GATTCAACATCAGGATTGCGGGGTGTAATTATCCACGGGGGTATATTGTGCTCGTGCTGTCTGTGCAATGGACGCAGA GTTATTCCACCTTCCCAATTCGAGATTCATGCTTGCAACACATATAAGAGAGCATCTCAGTATATTTGCTTTGAAAATGGAAAGAGCCTGCTTGAACTATTAGGAGTATGCAGAGCAGCTCCAGCACATGCTTTGGAGGTGACCATTCAAAATTTTGTTGGTTCGCCGCATGAAGAAAAGTATTTTACTTGCAGAAGTTGCAGAG GATGTTTCCCTTCTTCAACTGTGAAAAGAGTAGGGCCTATTTGCCATTCTTGCGTGGAGTCAAGGAAATCTGAAGACAATTCTATTCATGCAGTTGGTAAAAGAGTCAG GTCCCCTCGACCCATGCTGTTCTCCAGTCCATCCTGTTCTTCTGAACTATGTATCTCTTCACGAACTAAAAGAAACtggaagaaaagaacaaa GTCATCGAAACGGGTTAGCAGCTCAAATTCTTCCAGTGGTGCTTCTGTGCCTATTTtattccaaaagaaaag GTCATCAGAACTGTCAGTTAAATTGAAGATTGCTCCAGGTACTTTGAATCCGGAGATCTTACCTCCACAAAATAAGAGCGAGTGGAGGATTGCTAAAAA GTATCAGAGAATgcataaattaatttttgaagAAAATGGGTTACCGGATGGAGCTGAAGTAGCTTATTATGCACGTGGACAG AAATTTCTCGAGGGAATCAAAAGGCACTCTGGGATTCTTTGTCATTGCTGCAACACTGAG GTCAGCCCCTCACAGTTTGAGGTCCATGCAGGGTGGGCTTCTCGCCAAAAACC TTATACATACATCTACACGTCGGATGGGGTGTCTCTTCAAGACTTAGCAACACTTCTCTCTAAAGATCGCAAATACAATGCGAAGTATCATGATGATGCATGCAATGTTTGTTGGGATGATGGAAATCTGATGCATGGTGATGGAGGCCCAAGGGCATTTCAAAAAG CTGGAAGATCGGAAAGAGTTGTTCCTGTTGATCAGATTTCCAAGAGATGCATTCGCATAGTAAAAAGTATCGACTCTGAGATTGGTGGATGTGCATTATGCAG GGGTTCTGACTTCAGCAGATCAGGATTTGGTCCACGCACAATAATCATATGTGATCAG TGTGAAAAGGAATATCACGTCGGCTGTTTGAGGGATCATAAGATAGCATATTTAAAG GAATTGCCGGAAGGAAATTGGCTTTGTTGCAATGATTGCACAAGAATACATTCTCTTTTGGAGAACCTCCTGATTAGGGTGGCTGAGAGACTCCCTGAATCTCTTTTGGATGTCATAAAGAAAAAGCAAGAGGAAAGATGTTTAGAACCCCTCAGAGAGATTGATGTAAGATGGAGACTTCTTAATGGTAGAGTTGCTTCTCCTGAAACTAAGCCATTGCTTTTGGAGGCTGTTTCAATGTTTCAT GAATGTTTTGATCCTATAGTGGATCCTGCTACTGGACGTGACCTTATCCCTGCAATGGTTAATGG AAGGAATTTGCGGACTCAGGATTTTGGAGGAATGTATTGTGCATTATTGATGGTCAA TTCATCTGTGGCATCTGCGGCCATGCTTCGAATTTTCGGTGGCGATATTGCAGAACTCCCTTTAATTGCTACAAGAAATAAAAACCGTGGGAAG GGCTACTTCCAAACACTGTTCTCGTGTATTGAGAGACTGTTGTCTTTCTTGAGTGTGAAAAACCTTGTGCTACCAGCTGCTGAAGAAGCAGAATCTATATGGATTCATAAATTTGGGTTTAGCAAGATGGAACCTGACCAG CTCACCAACTATAGGAAGAACTACTGTCAGATGATGGCATTCAAAGGGACAGTTATGCTTCATAAAACGGTGCCTCAATGTCGGGTCACCAATACTCAATCATGA
- the LOC130721058 gene encoding uncharacterized protein LOC130721058, which translates to MAINDLATIDASKENWSIVAKGCKIHATVRKTLIYRFQSLLSEGRVYQILFFGVGESGRDFRSTSHPFKINFDIHTFVRLVPNKAINLSPYNFVPISDIMFKDLYTSFLIDIYSFLVF; encoded by the exons ATGGCTATCAACGATCTCGCCACCATCGATGCCTCAAAGGAGAACTGGTCTATTGTTGCAAAG gGTTGTAAGATTCATGCTACGGTTAGGAAGACTCTTATATACCGATTCCAATCTTTGCTGAGTGAAGGACGTGTATATcagattttgttttttggtgttggtgaaagcggTCGTGATTTCCGTTCAACCTCGCAcccattcaagatcaactttgatattcatacaTTTGTGCGCTTGGTTCCCAACAAGGCCATCAACTTAAGCCCTTACAATTTTGTGCCAATATCTGATATAATGTTTAAGGACCTTTATACGTCTTTTCTTATAGATATATACTCTTTTTTAgtcttttga
- the LOC130721057 gene encoding UDP-glycosyltransferase 73D1-like: MAFQLNKQPHFVLVPLFAQGHMIPMIDMARILAQQGVIVTLLSTPQNASRFENTISRAAQSGLPIHLLKIPFPCQKVGLPLGCENLDTLPSRNLLRNFYNALHMLQEPLEQYLQDHACAPSCIISDKFISWTSTTAQKFNIPRLVFHGMSCFSLLSTSNIKLHNAHHSVKTDSEPFVIPGLPHRIEITRKQLPGAFFALPDLDDLRDKMNEAEMSSHGIVVNSFKELEHGCAEEYENAMNKRVWCIGPVSLCNKESLDKFERGDKPSIEEKQCLEWLNSMEPRSVIYVCLGSLCRLVPSQLIEIGLGLEASNRPFIWVVKTAGENYSEVEKWLEDENFEKKVRGRGLLIKGWAPQILILSHPAVGGFLTHCGWNSTIEGLCFGLPMITWPLFAEQFLNEKLIVEVLKIGVRIGVEVQVRFGDEKKAGILVEKCRVVEAIEMCLEGGEEGEKRRIRATELGNMATRALEEDGSSRFNISSLIQDIMES; the protein is encoded by the exons ATGGCCTTTCAACTCAATAAGCAGCCCCACTTTGTGTTGGTTCCACTCTTTGCTCAAGGCCACATGATCCCCATGATAGACATGGCAAGGATCTTGGCCCAGCAAGGAGTGATAGTAACTTTACTTAGCACCCCACAAAATGCCTCAAGATTTGAGAACACAATTTCTAGAGCAGCACAATCTGGCCTTCCAATCCACCTTCTCAAAATCCCATTTCCATGCCAAAAAGTTGGACTTCCACTAGGCTGTGAGAATCTCGACACTCTGCCATCAAGAAACCTCCTCAGAAACTTTTACAATGCACTTCACATGCTGCAGGAACCATTGGAGCAGTACCTTCAAGATCATGCGTGTGCACCAAGCTGCATTATCTCAGACAAATTCATCTCATGGACATCAACAACAGCTCAGAAGTTCAACATCCCAAG GCTTGTTTTCCATGGGATGTCCTGCTTCTCATTGCTCAGCACTTCCAACATCAAACTTCACAATGCTCACCACTCTGTCAAAACTGACTCAGAGCCTTTTGTCATTCCTGGATTACCTCATAGGATTGAGATAACAAGAAAACAGCTTCCAGGAGCATTTTTTGCTCTTCCTGATTTGGATGATTTAAGGGACAAAATGAATGAGGCTGAAATGTCTTCTCATGGGATTGTGGTGAATAGCTTCAAAGAATTAGAGCATGGTTGTGCTGAGGAGTATGAGAATGCTATGAACAAGAGAGTTTGGTGTATTGGTCCTGTGTCTTTATGCAACAAGGAGAGTTTGGACAAGTTTGAGAGAGGAGATAAGCCTTCAATTGAAGAAAAACAATGCTTGGAATGGCTTAACTCAATGGAGCCAAGGTCAGTTATTTATGTTTGCCTTGGTAGCTTGTGTAGGCTTGTTCCATCACAATTAATAGAGATTGGGCTTGGTTTAGAAGCATCAAATAGACCCTTTATTTGGGTAGTTAAAACTGCAGGAGAAAATTATTCAGAGGTGGAAAAATGGTTAGAAGATGAAAACTTTGAGAAAAAGGTTAGAGGAAGAGGGCTTTTGATTAAGGGATGGGCACCACAGATTCTAATACTGTCTCATCCTGCAGTTGGGGGATTCTTGACACATTGTGGATGGAATTCAACAATTGAAGGCCTGTGCTTCGGTTTGCCAATGATAACATGGCCTTTGTTTGCTGAACAATTTCTAAATGAGAAGTTGATTGTGGAAGTTCTGAAGATTGGAGTTAGAATTGGAGTTGAGGTTCAGGTGAGGTTTGGTGATGAAAAGAAAGCTGGGATATTGGTGGAAAAATGTAGAGTTGTGGAAGCTATAGAGATGTGTTTGGAGGGAGGTGAagagggagaaaagaggagGATTAGAGCAACAGAACTTGGAAACATGGCTACAAGGGCTTTAGAGGAGGATGGTTCCTCTCGTTTCAACATTTCAAGCTTAATTCAAGATATTATGGAAAGTTAA
- the LOC130717776 gene encoding increased DNA methylation 1-like isoform X2: MDTAAAIPEPEAAPPPLYDSAIDSRKARRGEVVNGYVVYTRRGKRTVRSENEEAGGNAAVKAEEGGGSGEAVLNDLVCGRLKRHRRSTFKKAEAEAEVEAEAAAAAADGGDGGGVIAKREMELKVSTVKELFDTGLLDGVPVVYVGCKKDSTSGLRGVIIHGGILCSCCLCNGRRVIPPSQFEIHACNTYKRASQYICFENGKSLLELLGVCRAAPAHALEVTIQNFVGSPHEEKYFTCRSCRGCFPSSTVKRVGPICHSCVESRKSEDNSIHAVGKRVRSPRPMLFSSPSCSSELCISSRTKRNWKKRTKSSELSVKLKIAPGTLNPEILPPQNKSEWRIAKKYQRMHKLIFEENGLPDGAEVAYYARGQKFLEGIKRHSGILCHCCNTEVSPSQFEVHAGWASRQKPYTYIYTSDGVSLQDLATLLSKDRKYNAKYHDDACNVCWDDGNLMHGDGGPRAFQKAGRSERVVPVDQISKRCIRIVKSIDSEIGGCALCRGSDFSRSGFGPRTIIICDQCEKEYHVGCLRDHKIAYLKELPEGNWLCCNDCTRIHSLLENLLIRVAERLPESLLDVIKKKQEERCLEPLREIDVRWRLLNGRVASPETKPLLLEAVSMFHECFDPIVDPATGRDLIPAMVNGRNLRTQDFGGMYCALLMVNSSVASAAMLRIFGGDIAELPLIATRNKNRGKGYFQTLFSCIERLLSFLSVKNLVLPAAEEAESIWIHKFGFSKMEPDQLTNYRKNYCQMMAFKGTVMLHKTVPQCRVTNTQS, translated from the exons ATGGACACCGCCGCCGCCATACCAGAACCCGAAGCGGCGCCGCCGCCGCTGTACGATTCCGCAATCGACAGCCGCAAGGCGCGGCGCGGCGAGGTGGTGAACGGTTACGTCGTTTACACTCGGCGAGGTAAGAGGACTGTTCGTTCTGAGAATGAGGAAGCAGGTGGTAATGCAGCGGTGAAAGCGGAGGAAGGTGGTGGTTCCGGTGAGGCGGTGCTCAATGATCTGGTTTGCGGAAGGCTCAAGCGGCATCGGCGATCTACGTTTAAGAAGGCGGAGGCTGAGGCGGAGGTTGAGGCAgaagctgctgctgctgctgctgatggtggtgatggtggcggtGTGATTGCGAAGAGGGAGATGGAATTGAAGGTGTCGACTGTCAAGGAGCTTTTCGATACTGGCTTGCTCGATGGAGTTCCGGTTGTTTACGTGGGATGCAAGAAG GATTCAACATCAGGATTGCGGGGTGTAATTATCCACGGGGGTATATTGTGCTCGTGCTGTCTGTGCAATGGACGCAGA GTTATTCCACCTTCCCAATTCGAGATTCATGCTTGCAACACATATAAGAGAGCATCTCAGTATATTTGCTTTGAAAATGGAAAGAGCCTGCTTGAACTATTAGGAGTATGCAGAGCAGCTCCAGCACATGCTTTGGAGGTGACCATTCAAAATTTTGTTGGTTCGCCGCATGAAGAAAAGTATTTTACTTGCAGAAGTTGCAGAG GATGTTTCCCTTCTTCAACTGTGAAAAGAGTAGGGCCTATTTGCCATTCTTGCGTGGAGTCAAGGAAATCTGAAGACAATTCTATTCATGCAGTTGGTAAAAGAGTCAG GTCCCCTCGACCCATGCTGTTCTCCAGTCCATCCTGTTCTTCTGAACTATGTATCTCTTCACGAACTAAAAGAAACtggaagaaaagaacaaa GTCATCAGAACTGTCAGTTAAATTGAAGATTGCTCCAGGTACTTTGAATCCGGAGATCTTACCTCCACAAAATAAGAGCGAGTGGAGGATTGCTAAAAA GTATCAGAGAATgcataaattaatttttgaagAAAATGGGTTACCGGATGGAGCTGAAGTAGCTTATTATGCACGTGGACAG AAATTTCTCGAGGGAATCAAAAGGCACTCTGGGATTCTTTGTCATTGCTGCAACACTGAG GTCAGCCCCTCACAGTTTGAGGTCCATGCAGGGTGGGCTTCTCGCCAAAAACC TTATACATACATCTACACGTCGGATGGGGTGTCTCTTCAAGACTTAGCAACACTTCTCTCTAAAGATCGCAAATACAATGCGAAGTATCATGATGATGCATGCAATGTTTGTTGGGATGATGGAAATCTGATGCATGGTGATGGAGGCCCAAGGGCATTTCAAAAAG CTGGAAGATCGGAAAGAGTTGTTCCTGTTGATCAGATTTCCAAGAGATGCATTCGCATAGTAAAAAGTATCGACTCTGAGATTGGTGGATGTGCATTATGCAG GGGTTCTGACTTCAGCAGATCAGGATTTGGTCCACGCACAATAATCATATGTGATCAG TGTGAAAAGGAATATCACGTCGGCTGTTTGAGGGATCATAAGATAGCATATTTAAAG GAATTGCCGGAAGGAAATTGGCTTTGTTGCAATGATTGCACAAGAATACATTCTCTTTTGGAGAACCTCCTGATTAGGGTGGCTGAGAGACTCCCTGAATCTCTTTTGGATGTCATAAAGAAAAAGCAAGAGGAAAGATGTTTAGAACCCCTCAGAGAGATTGATGTAAGATGGAGACTTCTTAATGGTAGAGTTGCTTCTCCTGAAACTAAGCCATTGCTTTTGGAGGCTGTTTCAATGTTTCAT GAATGTTTTGATCCTATAGTGGATCCTGCTACTGGACGTGACCTTATCCCTGCAATGGTTAATGG AAGGAATTTGCGGACTCAGGATTTTGGAGGAATGTATTGTGCATTATTGATGGTCAA TTCATCTGTGGCATCTGCGGCCATGCTTCGAATTTTCGGTGGCGATATTGCAGAACTCCCTTTAATTGCTACAAGAAATAAAAACCGTGGGAAG GGCTACTTCCAAACACTGTTCTCGTGTATTGAGAGACTGTTGTCTTTCTTGAGTGTGAAAAACCTTGTGCTACCAGCTGCTGAAGAAGCAGAATCTATATGGATTCATAAATTTGGGTTTAGCAAGATGGAACCTGACCAG CTCACCAACTATAGGAAGAACTACTGTCAGATGATGGCATTCAAAGGGACAGTTATGCTTCATAAAACGGTGCCTCAATGTCGGGTCACCAATACTCAATCATGA
- the LOC130719144 gene encoding UDP-glycosyltransferase 73C4-like gives MVGEGNEGGGRGGWVVKPFAIAKSLLLLGNRSSLNINPNLKCRLKHVRIAFIFHSSDTKKPAMGSITSPCNLHFIFIPFMAPGHILPMVDMAKLLSQRDVKVTIVTTPLNATKIKASIDREIQSGSPIQLLPVKFPNVEAGIPEGCESLETLPSMDLRENFFTALSLWQKPLEGLLEKLNPFPSCIVSDKNIACVADISTKFKVPRIIFDGTSCFNLLCNHNLHTSKVCETVSDSNQFIVIPGLPHRIEMKKSQLPVIFTPGPNQKLNAVRERIRESEAQAYGIVVNSFEELEEEYVKEYQRVTGHKIWCVGPVSLSNKDDIDKASRGRKDSNGEIETQCMKWLDSWPASSVIYVCLGSLNRVTPQQLMELGLGLEATKRPFIWVLRGAYKGDELEKWLEEEGFEERVKGRGILIRGWAPQVLILSHRAIGVFLTHCGWNSTLEATCAGVPVVTFPMFADQFYNEKLAVQVLETGVRIGVENSVHFGDEEEIGGVVQVTRDNVKEALEKVMGEGEEKEKRRERARKYAELAEKAIEQGGSSYRNMSLLIEDIMNVKLQNPS, from the exons ATGGTAGGAGAAGGAAATGAAGGTGGTGGTCGTGGTGGTTGGGTGGTGAAGCCATTTGCTATTGCTAAGAGCTTGTTGTTGTTGGGGAATAGA AGCAGCCTCAATATAAATCCTAATCTGAAATGCCGCTTGAAACATGTCAGAATTGCCTTCATATTTCATTCTAGTGACACAAAAAAACCAGCAATGGGTTCAATTACATCACCATGCAACCTTCACTTCATATTCATCCCTTTCATGGCACCTGGTCACATTCTTCCAATGGTAGATATGGCCAAGTTGTTATCCCAGCGTGATGTGAAAGTCACCATAGTCACCACACCCCTCAATGCCACCAAAATCAAAGCTAGCATTGATAGAGAGATTCAATCAGGCTCACCAATCCAACTTCTACCAGTGAAATTCCCAAATGTTGAAGCTGGAATACCAGAAGGATGTGAGAGCCTAGAAACTCTGCCTTCAATGGATCTCAGGGAGAATTTCTTCACAGCTTTGAGTCTATGGCAGAAACCACTTGAAGGACTTCTTGAAAAGTTGAACCCCTTTCCAAGCTGCATTGTATCTGACAAGAACATTGCATGTGTTGCTGATATCTCCACCAAATTCAAAGTCCCAAGAATAATCTTTGATGGGACTAGTTGCTTCAATCTCCTATGCAATCACAATTTGCACACTTCAAAGGTCTGTGAAACTGTATCTGATTCAAATCAATTTATAGTTATCCCTGGATTGCCACACAGAATTGAAATGAAGAAATCTCAATTACCTGTGATTTTCACCCCTGGCCCAAACCAAAAGCTGAATGCTGTACGCGAGAGAATCAGGGAATCTGAGGCACAAGCATATGGGATAGTGGTGAATAGTTTTGAAGAGTTGGAGGAAGAGTATGTGAAAGAGTATCAAAGAGTCACAGGGCACAAGATATGGTGTGTTGGCCCGGTTTCGCTATCGAATAAGGATGACATTGACAAAGCTAGTAGAGGTAGGAAAGACTCAAATGGTGAAATTGAAACGCAATGTATGAAGTGGCTTGATTCATGGCCTGCAAGCTCTGTGATCTATGTTTGTCTAGGAAGCCTTAACAGGGTTACACCACAGCAACTGATGGAGCTCGGTTTAGGACTCGAAGCGACGAAAAGGCCTTTCATTTGGGTGCTGAGAGGAGCATATAAAGGAGACGAACTCGAAAAGTGGCTGGAGGAAGAGGGATTTGAAGAGAGGGTGAAGGGAAGAGGGATTTTGATCCGGGGTTGGGCGCCGCAAGTGTTGATCCTTTCGCACCGAGCCATAGGAGTGTTCTTGACACATTGTGGATGGAATTCGACGCTGGAAGCAACTTGTGCAGGCGTGCCGGTTGTGACTTTTCCTATGTTTGCTGACCAGTTTTACAATGAGAAGCTTGCAGTGCAAGTTCTTGAGACTGGGGTGAGGATTGGGGTTGAAAATTCTGTACACTTTGGAGATGAAGAGGAGATTGGTGGTGTTGTTCAGGTGACTAGGGACAATGTGAAAGAGGCTTTGGAGAAGGTAATGGGTGAaggtgaagagaaagagaagagaagagagagggcTAGGAAGTATGCTGAATTAGCCGAGAAAGCGATTGAACAAGGTGGATCTTCTTATCGGAACATGTCTCTGCTGATTGAAGACATAATGAATGTGAAATTGCAAAATCCAAGCTAG